A DNA window from Hordeum vulgare subsp. vulgare chromosome 1H, MorexV3_pseudomolecules_assembly, whole genome shotgun sequence contains the following coding sequences:
- the LOC123448368 gene encoding protein IQ-DOMAIN 31-like isoform X1 codes for MGKSPAKWLKSVLFGKKTSRSASAKAKDLSKAGSNRGYVAVGKEPGFSESSPVISEPVLVTPRNNDAVPEVGKGENSSSQGEAVVQHEVNHDLDKQSTGGSDVLSNDPERLKEEQAAVKAQAAFRGYLARRAFRALKGIIRLQALIRGHLVRRQAASTLRATWLLVKFQAIVRGRNVRLSSDAIQFSWKLAEQTSVGAKPDAWRERFASNAFARKLLASPILVEALHFQYDERDPNSAFNWLERWTICRVWKPIYQTKRSAIADAKPQTKRASYAMETESGKLKRNARKSSAMSVESAPQTNMPLETEKPRRNPRKFTSTPADSVPDSQLTELEKVKRSLRKVTNSMAEASKVSSPATDTPDYPEVQCEKPQRTAQEVPVYPEIQEPHHDDLLENAKVDIFVPDYTPEVEVTPYAVTTEEKVDEPTVVATAVEVMPLQDIDNEENALVNDAEQRSREEPLSAESLKGGNRRSSFSTKPEYPENGGSKNSPAVPSYMAATKSAKAKLRGQISPRLSADSTEKTVYTRRHSLPSPANGKQNSHSPRTQRPIHPGTKEAAKVDKSMLSSRDAAERPMKAEWRR; via the exons ATGGGGAAGTCCCCGGCCAAGTGGCTCAAGTCCGTGCTCTTCGGGAAGAAGACCTCCAGGTCTGCCTCCGCCAAGGCCAAAGATTTATCG AAGGCCGGGAGCAACAGAGGgtatgtggctgtcggaaaggagCCGGGGTTCTCGGAGAGTTCCCCGGTGATCTCCGAGCCGGTGCTCGTTACCCCGCGCAACAATGACGCCGTGCCGGAGGTTGGGAAGGGCGAGAATTCCAGCTCGCAAGGCGAGGCGGTTGTGCAGCACGAAGTGAACCATGATTTGGATAAGCAGAGCACTGGCGGGTCTGATGTGCTGTCCAATGATCCGGAGAGGTTGAAGGAAGAACAAGCAGCCGTCAAGGCCCAAGCTGCCTTCCGTGGTTACCTG GCACGTCGTGCTTTCCGTGCATTGAAAGGAATCATACGACTTCAGGCACTGATTCGTGGCCATCTTGTAAGGAGGCAAGCTGCTTCAACTCTCCGTGCTACATGGTTGCTTGTGAAGTTCCAAGCTATTGTTCGTGGTAGAAATGTCAGACTTTCTAGTGATGCAATTCAATTCAGTTGGAAGCTTGCCGAGCAGACGTCTGTG GGTGCTAAACCAGATGCATGGAGGGAAAGGTTTGCTTCAAACGCATTTGCTCGTAAG CTTCTGGCTTCACCGATTCTGGTAGAGGCTCTTCACTTTCAGTATGATGAGAGGGATCCCAATTCAGCCTTCAACTGGTTAGAGAGATGGACCATATGTCGTGTCTGGAAACCCATTTACCAGACGAAGAGAAGTGCTATTGCTGATGCCAAACCTCAGACAAAGAGGGCCAGCTATGCGATGGAAACAGAATCAGGGAAATTAAAACGCAATGCTCGGAAGAGTTCTGCAATGTCAGTTGAGTCCGCCCCTCAAACAAACATGCCATTGGAAACTGAAAAACCAAGAAGGAACCCAAGGAAGTTCACTAGCACTCCTGCTGATTCAGTGCCTGATAGCCAGTTAACTGAACTTGAGAAGGTTAAGCGTAGCCTTCGGAAGGTAACTAATTCCATGGCCGAAGCCTCAAAGGTATCTAGTCCTGCAACTGATACCCCTGACTACCCAGAGGTCCAATGTGAGAAACCACAACGTACTGCACAGGAAGTTCCAGTTTATCCTGAGATTCAAGAACCTCACCATGATGATCTGTTGGAAAATGCAAAGGTTGATATCTTTGTACCTGATTACACACCTGAAGTGGAGGTTACTCCATACGCAGTCACCACTGAAGAAAAAGTTGATGAGCCAACTGTTGTTGCTACAGCAGTTGAAGTTATGCCTCTGCAAGACATTGACAATGAAGAAAATGCTTTGGTGAATGATGCGGAGCAGAGATCCAGAGAAGAACCTCTATCTGCCGAAAGCCTGAAAGGTGGTAACAGGAGGTCTTCGTTCTCAACGAAGCCAGAGTACCCAGAGAACGGTGGCTCGAAAAACTCTCCAGCTGTGCCCAGCTACATGGCTGCAACAAAATCTGCAAAGGCGAAGCTGCGTGGACAGATATCACCCAGACTTAGCGCTGATTCAACAGAAAAAACTGTCTACACACGCCGCCATTCCCTCCCTTCCCCTGCCAATGGTAAGCAGAATTCGCACTCGCCGCGTACACAAAGGCCAATCCATCCTGGTACTAAAGAGGCAGCGAAAGTCGACAAGTCTATGCTGTCATCAAGAGACGCAGCCG AGAGACCGATGAAAGCCGAATGGAGACGGTGA
- the LOC123448368 gene encoding protein IQ-DOMAIN 31-like isoform X2, translating into MGKSPAKWLKSVLFGKKTSRSASAKAKDLSAGSNRGYVAVGKEPGFSESSPVISEPVLVTPRNNDAVPEVGKGENSSSQGEAVVQHEVNHDLDKQSTGGSDVLSNDPERLKEEQAAVKAQAAFRGYLARRAFRALKGIIRLQALIRGHLVRRQAASTLRATWLLVKFQAIVRGRNVRLSSDAIQFSWKLAEQTSVGAKPDAWRERFASNAFARKLLASPILVEALHFQYDERDPNSAFNWLERWTICRVWKPIYQTKRSAIADAKPQTKRASYAMETESGKLKRNARKSSAMSVESAPQTNMPLETEKPRRNPRKFTSTPADSVPDSQLTELEKVKRSLRKVTNSMAEASKVSSPATDTPDYPEVQCEKPQRTAQEVPVYPEIQEPHHDDLLENAKVDIFVPDYTPEVEVTPYAVTTEEKVDEPTVVATAVEVMPLQDIDNEENALVNDAEQRSREEPLSAESLKGGNRRSSFSTKPEYPENGGSKNSPAVPSYMAATKSAKAKLRGQISPRLSADSTEKTVYTRRHSLPSPANGKQNSHSPRTQRPIHPGTKEAAKVDKSMLSSRDAAERPMKAEWRR; encoded by the exons ATGGGGAAGTCCCCGGCCAAGTGGCTCAAGTCCGTGCTCTTCGGGAAGAAGACCTCCAGGTCTGCCTCCGCCAAGGCCAAAGATTTATCG GCCGGGAGCAACAGAGGgtatgtggctgtcggaaaggagCCGGGGTTCTCGGAGAGTTCCCCGGTGATCTCCGAGCCGGTGCTCGTTACCCCGCGCAACAATGACGCCGTGCCGGAGGTTGGGAAGGGCGAGAATTCCAGCTCGCAAGGCGAGGCGGTTGTGCAGCACGAAGTGAACCATGATTTGGATAAGCAGAGCACTGGCGGGTCTGATGTGCTGTCCAATGATCCGGAGAGGTTGAAGGAAGAACAAGCAGCCGTCAAGGCCCAAGCTGCCTTCCGTGGTTACCTG GCACGTCGTGCTTTCCGTGCATTGAAAGGAATCATACGACTTCAGGCACTGATTCGTGGCCATCTTGTAAGGAGGCAAGCTGCTTCAACTCTCCGTGCTACATGGTTGCTTGTGAAGTTCCAAGCTATTGTTCGTGGTAGAAATGTCAGACTTTCTAGTGATGCAATTCAATTCAGTTGGAAGCTTGCCGAGCAGACGTCTGTG GGTGCTAAACCAGATGCATGGAGGGAAAGGTTTGCTTCAAACGCATTTGCTCGTAAG CTTCTGGCTTCACCGATTCTGGTAGAGGCTCTTCACTTTCAGTATGATGAGAGGGATCCCAATTCAGCCTTCAACTGGTTAGAGAGATGGACCATATGTCGTGTCTGGAAACCCATTTACCAGACGAAGAGAAGTGCTATTGCTGATGCCAAACCTCAGACAAAGAGGGCCAGCTATGCGATGGAAACAGAATCAGGGAAATTAAAACGCAATGCTCGGAAGAGTTCTGCAATGTCAGTTGAGTCCGCCCCTCAAACAAACATGCCATTGGAAACTGAAAAACCAAGAAGGAACCCAAGGAAGTTCACTAGCACTCCTGCTGATTCAGTGCCTGATAGCCAGTTAACTGAACTTGAGAAGGTTAAGCGTAGCCTTCGGAAGGTAACTAATTCCATGGCCGAAGCCTCAAAGGTATCTAGTCCTGCAACTGATACCCCTGACTACCCAGAGGTCCAATGTGAGAAACCACAACGTACTGCACAGGAAGTTCCAGTTTATCCTGAGATTCAAGAACCTCACCATGATGATCTGTTGGAAAATGCAAAGGTTGATATCTTTGTACCTGATTACACACCTGAAGTGGAGGTTACTCCATACGCAGTCACCACTGAAGAAAAAGTTGATGAGCCAACTGTTGTTGCTACAGCAGTTGAAGTTATGCCTCTGCAAGACATTGACAATGAAGAAAATGCTTTGGTGAATGATGCGGAGCAGAGATCCAGAGAAGAACCTCTATCTGCCGAAAGCCTGAAAGGTGGTAACAGGAGGTCTTCGTTCTCAACGAAGCCAGAGTACCCAGAGAACGGTGGCTCGAAAAACTCTCCAGCTGTGCCCAGCTACATGGCTGCAACAAAATCTGCAAAGGCGAAGCTGCGTGGACAGATATCACCCAGACTTAGCGCTGATTCAACAGAAAAAACTGTCTACACACGCCGCCATTCCCTCCCTTCCCCTGCCAATGGTAAGCAGAATTCGCACTCGCCGCGTACACAAAGGCCAATCCATCCTGGTACTAAAGAGGCAGCGAAAGTCGACAAGTCTATGCTGTCATCAAGAGACGCAGCCG AGAGACCGATGAAAGCCGAATGGAGACGGTGA